The Acidimicrobiales bacterium sequence GGCCTTGAGCTGTTCGGCGTTGCCCTGCTCGGCTGCGCAGAAGTACTGCTGATACTGCAGCGTGTTCTTGGGCGGCTCGACCGGTTCGCAAAGTGCGCGGATCCGTTCGAGGGCTTCGTCGAGGTCTTCACGGGCCTTGTCGAATCGGTCGGTGAGTAGTCCGTCGATGTCGTCTCGTTCGTAGCCGTCGAGGGCACCGCTGGTGTAGTCGGTGATTGCTGATTCGAGTGAGTTGAACAGGTCGCGGTAGTCGACGATGTAGCCGTAGTCCTTGTCGTCGCCGTCGAGGCGGTTGACTCGGCAGATGGCCTGGAACAGTCCATGGTCCTGCATCTTCTTGTCGATGTAGAGATACGTGGCGCTGGGAGCGTCGAAGCCAGTGAGGAGTTTGTCGACCACGATCAGCAGGCGCATCTGGCCTGGGTGCTCGATGAACCTCTCCTTGACTTCCTTCTCGAAGCGCTCGACCTTGTTCACTGCGTCGTCGGCAGATTCATTGAAGTGGTCGGCGAGCATCTGACGGTAGATCTCGTATTGGCGGAGCCGTTCGGTGGCGCCCTCGCCAGAGTCCTCTTTGGAGATGTCACCGGCCTGCGGGTTGTACGAGGTGACGATGGCGCACTTGCCTTTGAAGCCAGCCTGGCAGAACAGGTCGTAGAACTTGCACGCCTGGTAGATGCTCGATCCGACGAGGATCGCGTTGCCTCTGCCGTCCATCAGGCGTGGCTTGGTTTCCATGTCGAAGAGGATGTCGTCGACGATCTGGCGAGCACGTGGCTCGGAGCTGACCACCTTCTGCATCGTGCCCCAGCGTTTCTTTAGCTCGGCCTTCGACAGGTCGGTCATGCCCTTGGTCTTGGCCTCGAACCAGGCGTCGACCTTCGCTGGCGACGTGAGATCCTGGTCGACGGTCCGTGCTTCGTAGCGCAGGTCGAGGACGACGCCGTCTTCGACTGCCTCGTCGAATTTGTAGGTGTGGATGAACGACCCGAAGGTCTCGATGCTCGTTTCCTTGTCCCGCTTCAGCAGGGGCGTGCCTGTGAAGCCGATGAACATGGCCTCAGGGAGAAGCTCCTTCATGGCAGCGTGCATCTTCCCGGACTGCGTGCGGTGAGCCTCGTCGACGAAGACGAAGACGTTGCCCTTGGCACGGAAGTCTGCAGGGAGCCTGGCCTTCAACTCAGCGATGAAACCCTGTTCGGCCTCGTCTCGGTCCGCCTCCTCCTCGGATCCACGGAACTTGTGGATCAACGAGCCGATCAGCCATGGCTCGCTCTGATTCAGAGTTGCGAGGAGGTCTGAGCCGGAGGTGGTCCGGTAGATCTCCTCGTTGACCCCGTTGAAGACTCCCTCGATCTGCTCATCAAGTTCCGTGCGATCCGTGATTAACAGAACCCTCGAATCGCTCTGGTTCTCACGGATCCACTTCGCTAGCCACACCATCGTCAGGGACTTACCCGAGCCCTGAGTGTGCCAGATGATGCCGCCCTCACGACTGGCCACGCGATCCTGCGCCGCCTTAACGCCGAAGTACTGGTTGTGGCGGCAGATCTTCTTTGTTCCTGAGTCGAAGACGAGGAAGTCGTGCACTAGTTCGAGTAGGCGCTCCTTCGAGCACAACTGCAGCAGCGAGCGATCGAGTGGTTCGCCAACGTCGCTGTCCTCCTTCCACTCCAGCCAGTACTTCTCCGGAGTGTCGATCACGCCGTAGCGGAGACCCTCGACGTCGTTGCCGGCCATCACAAGCTGAACGGTGGTGAAGAATTGGCGAATGAACTCTGGTCGCTGGTTGCCGATGGTCTGCCGGATGCCCTCCGACACGGCTACCTTCGACCTCTTCAGCTCGATCGTGCCGAAGGCGATGCCGTTCACGTAGAGCACTAGGTCCGGGCGCTTCGTGTGCTCGCCCAGGACGGTGACCTCCTCAGCGATACCGAAGTGGTTCGCCTCGGGATTCGCCCAGTCAATCAGCCACAGTGTCTCCGTCTGCTCACCGACACCCGGCCTGACCTTCACCCCGTAGCGAAGTAGCCGGTAGACGTCGTGGCTTGCCTCATAGAGGTCTCGACCCCCGCCGAGCGAGGCATCGCTCCTCAGACGGTCCAGTGCCCGGGTGATCAGTTTGTCGTCGTACCCACGAGCCTTCAGGTTCGCCGTGAGCAGCCCTACCTCGACGTTCGCGTTGTCCGCTCGGTGCTCCCAGTTGCCGAGGTATTCGTAACCGAGGCCATCGCGAAACAGCTCGACTACCCGGTCTTGTGCCTTCTTCTCAAGTTGACCGACGTCGCTCACGCTGTGACCTCCTCAACGGGGAGGCGGGTGCGACCGCTGAGCAGTTCCTGCACCATTCCGTGCCTGACACTCTTCGCCTTCGCGATTCTCTTTCGGAGAAGATCTACCTCTGCCTCAGCGTCGCTGAGTGTTGTTCCAATCGCCTCCTGCTCACGCTCACCGGGGACTCGTACCTCGATAGCAGCCACCTGGGCGGGGTGAATTCGAGCATGGCTGCCGGTTGTGCCTGTGGCCAGCAACTTCATGCGCGAGACAACTGCATTCGACTTCATGAGCCACTTCAGATACAAGCGGCTATTCCCAGGCTGCGGCGTCAGCACTACGAACTCCGTCGAAGCGATTGAGTCAATACCAATCCGCTCGGGCGCCCAGATTCGTGGAATACGCGGATTCAACTTAGACACCAAGACAGCACCGGTTGGCACTACGAACTTGATGCTGTCGATCTCCGAGCCGGGTTGAATGACTGGGGTCTCCGCCTCGTCGAAAGCCGGAAGGCTGAAGTGGTGAAACCACTTCCCTCGATCTAGTCGGGGATCGACTATTCGGCGGTGCTGATCTGTGAGGTCACCCACGGTCGCGGTGCGCCAACGTTCAGTGAAGCCAGGGAGACGAGTCTCACCGGTGAGAAGTTGCTGCATCATGCCTTGCTTGATCGCCTGATTTTTGGTGATGAGGCGGTCGATGGCTGCGATGAGCTGATCCAGATCCTGGAGGCGCGAGGCGATCTCCCGCTGCTCGGTCGGGGACGGCAAAGCGACAACGAAGCTGTTCAGACTTCCATTGGTGATCTGGTTGATCGTTGCACCTAGATGCTCGTCGATTTGGCGCTTGAAGTCATCGGACTTAAAGAAGTACTGTAGGAACGGATTCGAGTCCGCGCGGTACACGGCCATGAAGGCACCGAAAGTCTGCCCGACAACCCGCCGATCGAGAATGACGCTCTTCCCGATCAGTCGGCGACTGCCGTTCCGGACGCAGATGAGGATGTCGTTCTCCCGTACTCTGATCCTTTCTGGGATTGCGCAGTCGACGTAGACGTTGTCGTCGAACGCAAGCGAGCCGTCTTGGATGTTGGAAGAGCGTAGGACAAGTGTGCCGGAAGATTTGACGTCGTCAGGACGGTACGTGAGACCGATTAGGCTCTGTCCGATCTCGCCGAGCTGCACTCTTGGCCAGTCAGCGGCAGCAGTCATCGAGACACCCCCATATCGGCGAGATGCGCAATAACCTTGGCTTCTAGCTTCTCCAGTTCGGTGTCGAGGTCTCCAACCGTTTCGGCATAGCGCTCTCCAAGTTGCTGGATGCGGGCGACGAGGTTGAGGGTCAGGGCGTTGACTTCGCCGGCGACACGGTTTCGGATAGTGGCTGCCCACTTGTCGTCGAGCACGAGGGCCTGGACGTCGGCCTCGCTGAGGTCGCCGTACTTCTTGAGAGTGGCGGTGCCGAGTTCGGCCTGGGCTTCTTTGGCGGTCCTCCTAGCGGCTGTCTCAGCGTCGTAGAGCTCGATGACGTGCTGCAGCGCTTTGATCTCGTCAGGATCGGGGTCGGCCTCGCGCTTGGCTTCGCGTAGGCGGGCCACGGCGAGCGCCTTGCTGATCTTGTCGTCATCCATCGCTTCGGCGAGAAGCCCTTCCTCAACGGCGTGCTCCTCGACGTACCCCTCAACCGCCTGGCTAGTGGCTTCGACCTTTCCGTTCAGCTCGTCCACGCGGGCCTGGTCATCGGAGAAGTAGCGGGCAACGACGAGGCCCGGCGGGACGAGGTCCATCTTGTACTTGGTCTTGCTGCGGCCGGTACCGATCTCGAGGTCAGGGGTCTCAGAGAGCTTGCGGTCCTTGTCCTCGATGGTCGGTCGCGGGCGAGATGCGTTGACCCATCCTTCGTGCATGACGAGGAAGACATCGTCGTGCATGACGGTGTGCCAGTAGGTCATGAGCTGCTCGTAAACGTTGTACTCGTCAAGCAGCGGCAAGGGCTTGAACCGGGCGAGCAGGTCGTCGCTGATGGTGGCGATGAGGTCGTTGGGACGGGTGTCGGGGTTGATGGCCCGCAGACTCGGCCGGTGAGCGACGTAGCAGTCGTCGGTCAGAGCGCGGGCTTCGTCAGTGAACTTGCCGAACTCGGTCGAGTCGAGCACGCCCTGTTGCACTTCGCTCACGTCGACGGCGAGGTCGACGTAGCCGGGCCGGTTGGGCTTGAAGATCTGCGAGCGGAGCTGTGGGAAGGCGTCCCAGTAGTCGCTGAGGGCATCGATGTCGCGCTCGGGGATGCCGCCATGGAGGTGGGCGTGGAGGTCCTGGATGTCCTCAGGCTCGGACGCGTCGATGTAGCGCGGGATGTTGAGGCTGAAGTCGTTCTTGGGATCGGCAATCTCGCTCATCGGAACCATGCGCGAGTAGCGGTCGAGTTCGGCTTGCTTGGTGAAGACGTCGACGATCTTGTGGATGTCCTGGCTGCGCAGTCGGTTCTTGGCGCCATCCTTCCTAAACCCCTTGGACGCGTCGATCATGAACACGCCGGAGCGGGCCTGGGCGTTCTCCTTGTCGAGCACAACGATGCAGGCGGGGATGCCGGTGCCATAGAACAGGTTCGGTGGCAGGCCGATGACGCCCTTGATGTAGCCGCGCTGGAGTAGCGCCTTGCGAATATCGGCTTCCTTGTTGCCGCGGAAGAGCACCCCATGGGGCAGGATCACGGCGGCCTTGCCGGTGCTCTTGAGCGACTTGAGCGCATGCAGGAGAAAGGCATAGTCGCCGTTCTTGGCTGGCGGCATGCCGAACTCGAAGCGTCCGAAGTCGTTCTCCAGGCCGTTGCCCCACGACTTGATGGAGAACGGCGGGTTCATGACGAGGTAGTCGAAGGTCTTGAGCTGCGCCCCGCTGGTGAACTGCGGGCTAGTGATGGTGTCGCCCTTGCGCAGGTCGGCGATCTCGTTGCCGTGGAGGATCATGTTCATCTTGGCCAGCGCCCAGGTGGCGTTGTCCTTCTCCTGGCCGTAGATCGTCATGCCGCGCGGGGCTTCGGCGGCGGCCTTGAGGAGCAGTGAGCCTGACCCGCATGTGGGGTCGTAGACGGTCTGGTCCTGACGCGTGTCCTTGCCGATACCAACGACCTTGGCAAGGATTCGGGAAACCTCTGCAGGCGTGTAGAACTGCCCCTTGCTCTTGCCGGACTCCGTGGCGAAGTGCCGCATCAGGTACTCGTAAGCGTCGCCGAGTAGGTCGTCACCCTCGGCACGGCTACCCCTGAAGTCGAGATCGCTGAAGATCGCTACAAGCTTGGAGAGGCGGTCTTGCATCTCCTTTCCACGGCCGAGCTTCTCCTCGTCGTTGAAGTCGGCTTGGTCGATGACCTTCTCCAGGCCGTTCGCTTCAGCGAGTTTGGCGATGATCTTGTTGATCTTGTCGCCGATCTCCTTGTCGCCTCTGAGAGCAAGCATGTCATCGAACGATCCGCCTGCTGGAACGTCGATCAGGCTTTGGGGATCCGCCTTGGCCTTGTCCGAGACATATTTAACAAAGAGAAGCGTGAGGATGTAGTCCTTGTACTGGGACGCATCCATACCTCCTCTGAGTTCGTCGCAGCTCTTCCATAAAGAGCTATATAGATCTGATTTCCTTATAACCATTTATCTTCCATTCTACGACATTTGCTGCATTTAGTCAGCAGTTCAATTCTCACCGATTCGGCCTCTCAAGCTTTCCTTGCGCATAGAGCAGCCGAAGCCGATTCGCCGTCTCGGAAGACAACCCGCCGCTCCATCCTGCCAGCTTGATCAGCCCCTCGACCTTGAACTCGACATCTCCCTGCTCGATGTCCTCTCCGTACTCGTCGAGCCAACCGTGCACGAGAGTGAGGAGGCGTGCCAGTTCCCACTGAGCGGCCTGCACGAACTCCTGAACCTCAGCTTCGTCTTCGCCAGCATCGAGGTGGCGCTGCACAGCGATGATCTCGGCTCGATAGCCGTAGACCGCTGACCAGATTCGCGAGAGGGCCTCCTCCCGCTCGGTGAATGAACTTTCGGTGAGCACCGGTGTGTCTTCGTGGGCAGCAATCTCAGGTCGCCGGCCCTCTGTCCGGGGCGTGTAGCGGAGGTTCTGCTGCTCGATTGCGAACGCCATCTCGTCCAGGATCGTGGGCTCGATGTGTTTGCGGATGTGGTCGGGGTGTCTTTCCACGACCTCGCCGGCCGTCTCGCGCCGAAACGTGAGCGTCGTGCCCCGAAGTCCTCGATCGGCGCCGAAAATGATGCGCGCGATTCGTCCCCGGTCGCTGTCGCCGTAGTCCCGTAGTAGCTGTCGCAGAAGTCGGTCGAGGGCAGTCACCCGGCTCGCTATCTGATCAGGATGCTGTGCGTGGGCGATCACGACACGCTGATGAGGGAGGAGTTCGCCGACGGTCTCTGGAGTCACCGGAAGGCCGTGCCGGAGAACCGCCCGTAGGGCCTTCCTGATCTCGTCGGGCTCCGTAGTCAGAGCCGGCAGTTCTCCCATACCCAGAAATTACCCAGTTCTGACCCTTTCGGCCGTGACACCAGTTCGTGGCCTCCTCAGATCACCGAGCAGGAGACACCTGCCGGAAGATGAGAGGAGACCCGAAATGGGTGACTTGATGAGGTGGGCAGATGGGCAAGGCGTGGAGCCTCTGCCCGCTGCCCGACTGACCCGGTTCGAGCAGCGGCAGCACGGACGGTCGCTGACTCGGCTGGAACACAAGGCCGACCTGCAGACGCGTGCGGTCGAGTTGGAGGCCGATATCGGCCAGGCCAAGGTGCACGCCGTCGCCAACGTCGGCAATGCCGCCATGACGGCGCAGGCGTTGATCAGCGGGCGTGAGCGCCTGCTGGTGGAGGCTGAGCCGGCTGCGATCCACGGTGTGGCCTACGTGAGCCAGAAGCTCACCCTGGCCTTGGGCGCCGTGGTCGACGACACGCTACGGGAGGTCACGAAGTGATCGAGCTGGTCCTCCTGCTGGGGCTCGTTCTCCTTGTGGTCGGCCTGCTGGTTGTGGCCTCCAACTCCGCAGTCGACGACGCACGCTCGTCGATGGAGGAGGCCGCTCGTCGTGAGCGTCACCGAATCGTCCGGGCGCAGACCCAGGCGGAGAACGAGATCAACCGACTCACCCACGCCGCCTTCGAGGAGATGGTCGAGGAAGTCGATCGGGCTCGACGGGAGGCGGACTCATGAACGCCTTCACGATCGAGAACCTGCAGACCATCTTGCTCCTTACGCTCGTATTGCACACCTACGGTCCGAAGCTGCGACGTCTGGTCCGACGAGCGCGGGCTCGTCGAGCCCATCGTCAGCTGGTGGCCCAGGATGCCCACGCACGCTGTGTCGACGTCCGCGATCGAGCCGACGTCGCAGCGCACGTTGTATCCGATGAGGTGAAGCGTCGCCTCTGGCTGATCCGCTCTGGTCCGAACGATGTGGCGTGACCCGAATCCTCGGCAGAGTTGGGCGGAGTGGGTGGTCGGCTGGATCTTCACGCTCTTGCTGCTGGCGTTTGCCGCCGAGGCGCTCGTCCAGATGGTCAAGCCGCTGTTGCCGTGGATCGGCCTTGGCGTCTTGGTCTTCGTGAGCTTGTCGTTGTGGCTGCGGCGACGTGAGCGCTGGTGACCTCGGCCTTCGTGGCACCTGTTCCGGTCGGTGTTGTGGAATGCGCAATCTCGTTGACCGCTGCGTAAACGCAGTGTTTCAATATGAGGGCTGCGCAAACGCAGCACCGGCCGGAATCAACACAGAAAGGAGGGAGCAATGAACGAACCACAGCGGAAGGTCCGCATTCGGCCCATCAAACGAAGCGAGCCCGATCTGCGCCGACTCGCACGGGCGCTCATCGAGCTGGCCACGACACAGAACGAGAAGAAGAGGTCGAACGAGAGGAAGGCCGCATGACCGCCCTCTTCAGATCCTCCACACCACCACTCAGCTGGTACCGGATCGACTTCGGCCGTGAACTCGATGTCGACGACGTCCACCGACTCATCATCTCTGTGCTCGGCGATCGTCAGCTCGGCCTCGTGATCATCGAGGTCGAGAACCGCAAGGGCAGCCTCAGCTATCGGATCGGTGCCCACAGCTCACGCATCGTGCAGCTGATCGAGTCCGCGGTTGCCGGCAGCATCGTGACGGAGATAACCAGGTCGGTGCCAGCCGACGGCCTGGCCGCCTGCCTGCGCATCAGCACGAAGCGTAGACCGATCCGGGTCGATGACCCCGAGGCATCCACCATGAGGATCCTCGGAGCGCTCGCCACCACCAATGCAGCCGTCGTCCACCAGATCGTGATCGACCGCCGACTCCGACCAAACGCGATCCCGAATCGGCTGGAGACGCTCCAAGCGGAGACCTGGCCACGAGCACTGCTCGAAGCGGCCACCACCGGCACCTCACGAGTCGACACCGAAGCTCGCCGAGCGCTCACCGACAAGGAGAGCCTGCCGGGGGGCTCGACAACAGTCAGGGTCATCGCAACTGGCCGATCGGCCCGCCAGGCACTCTCCAGCTACGAGGCAGCGCTCCGATCGCTCG is a genomic window containing:
- a CDS encoding HsdR family type I site-specific deoxyribonuclease, producing MSDVGQLEKKAQDRVVELFRDGLGYEYLGNWEHRADNANVEVGLLTANLKARGYDDKLITRALDRLRSDASLGGGRDLYEASHDVYRLLRYGVKVRPGVGEQTETLWLIDWANPEANHFGIAEEVTVLGEHTKRPDLVLYVNGIAFGTIELKRSKVAVSEGIRQTIGNQRPEFIRQFFTTVQLVMAGNDVEGLRYGVIDTPEKYWLEWKEDSDVGEPLDRSLLQLCSKERLLELVHDFLVFDSGTKKICRHNQYFGVKAAQDRVASREGGIIWHTQGSGKSLTMVWLAKWIRENQSDSRVLLITDRTELDEQIEGVFNGVNEEIYRTTSGSDLLATLNQSEPWLIGSLIHKFRGSEEEADRDEAEQGFIAELKARLPADFRAKGNVFVFVDEAHRTQSGKMHAAMKELLPEAMFIGFTGTPLLKRDKETSIETFGSFIHTYKFDEAVEDGVVLDLRYEARTVDQDLTSPAKVDAWFEAKTKGMTDLSKAELKKRWGTMQKVVSSEPRARQIVDDILFDMETKPRLMDGRGNAILVGSSIYQACKFYDLFCQAGFKGKCAIVTSYNPQAGDISKEDSGEGATERLRQYEIYRQMLADHFNESADDAVNKVERFEKEVKERFIEHPGQMRLLIVVDKLLTGFDAPSATYLYIDKKMQDHGLFQAICRVNRLDGDDKDYGYIVDYRDLFNSLESAITDYTSGALDGYERDDIDGLLTDRFDKAREDLDEALERIRALCEPVEPPKNTLQYQQYFCAAEQGNAEQLKANEPKRVELYKSVAALTRTYANLANEMEDAGYTGTEASAIKDEVVHYASVRDEVKLGAGENVDFKQYEAGMRRLLDTYISADPSEIISDFGDAGLIQLIVDMGAGAVDKLPKRIKKDPEAVAETIANNVRKVIIDERPLNPKYYDRMSELLDAILEQRRQGSLDYQAYLAQLLEHAAKVGKGESDTEYPDWAKNGAQRALVDFLGTDSDLAHQVDHAVMTSKPDSWVGHPMKERVVKRAIVAAIPDDFDELNDLFELVKARHEYS
- a CDS encoding restriction endonuclease subunit S, with amino-acid sequence MTAAADWPRVQLGEIGQSLIGLTYRPDDVKSSGTLVLRSSNIQDGSLAFDDNVYVDCAIPERIRVRENDILICVRNGSRRLIGKSVILDRRVVGQTFGAFMAVYRADSNPFLQYFFKSDDFKRQIDEHLGATINQITNGSLNSFVVALPSPTEQREIASRLQDLDQLIAAIDRLITKNQAIKQGMMQQLLTGETRLPGFTERWRTATVGDLTDQHRRIVDPRLDRGKWFHHFSLPAFDEAETPVIQPGSEIDSIKFVVPTGAVLVSKLNPRIPRIWAPERIGIDSIASTEFVVLTPQPGNSRLYLKWLMKSNAVVSRMKLLATGTTGSHARIHPAQVAAIEVRVPGEREQEAIGTTLSDAEAEVDLLRKRIAKAKSVRHGMVQELLSGRTRLPVEEVTA
- a CDS encoding class I SAM-dependent DNA methyltransferase, yielding MVIRKSDLYSSLWKSCDELRGGMDASQYKDYILTLLFVKYVSDKAKADPQSLIDVPAGGSFDDMLALRGDKEIGDKINKIIAKLAEANGLEKVIDQADFNDEEKLGRGKEMQDRLSKLVAIFSDLDFRGSRAEGDDLLGDAYEYLMRHFATESGKSKGQFYTPAEVSRILAKVVGIGKDTRQDQTVYDPTCGSGSLLLKAAAEAPRGMTIYGQEKDNATWALAKMNMILHGNEIADLRKGDTITSPQFTSGAQLKTFDYLVMNPPFSIKSWGNGLENDFGRFEFGMPPAKNGDYAFLLHALKSLKSTGKAAVILPHGVLFRGNKEADIRKALLQRGYIKGVIGLPPNLFYGTGIPACIVVLDKENAQARSGVFMIDASKGFRKDGAKNRLRSQDIHKIVDVFTKQAELDRYSRMVPMSEIADPKNDFSLNIPRYIDASEPEDIQDLHAHLHGGIPERDIDALSDYWDAFPQLRSQIFKPNRPGYVDLAVDVSEVQQGVLDSTEFGKFTDEARALTDDCYVAHRPSLRAINPDTRPNDLIATISDDLLARFKPLPLLDEYNVYEQLMTYWHTVMHDDVFLVMHEGWVNASRPRPTIEDKDRKLSETPDLEIGTGRSKTKYKMDLVPPGLVVARYFSDDQARVDELNGKVEATSQAVEGYVEEHAVEEGLLAEAMDDDKISKALAVARLREAKREADPDPDEIKALQHVIELYDAETAARRTAKEAQAELGTATLKKYGDLSEADVQALVLDDKWAATIRNRVAGEVNALTLNLVARIQQLGERYAETVGDLDTELEKLEAKVIAHLADMGVSR